The window ATGGGCTCGACGCCGCGGCCCGCGCCGGCCGACATGAGCGCTCGCCCCGGACCGCTCTACGGCGGCTGCCTCTTTCACGGCGCCCGCTTCCAGGTGATCCGCGCCCTCGACGGGGTCGGCGAAGGTGGCGCGGCCGGCACCCTCGTCGGCACGCCCGCGGTGGGCTGGCTCGAGCGCGCCTGGCAGGTCGACCCCGCGCTGCTCGACGGTGGCTTGCAGCTCGCGGTGCTCTGGACCGAGCGGCGCCTCGGAGGCGACGCCCTGCCCACCGGTCTGGAGGCGCTGCACGTCTATCGCCCGGGCCCGATCGACGGCGAGGTCCGCGCGCTCGTGCACGGACACGACGCCGCGAGCGGGCGCGCGCGCTGCGACGTCACCTTCGTCGGCGAAGACGGAAGCCCCCTCGCGGAGCTCCGCGGCGTCGAGACGCACGTCTTGCCGCGATGAGCTTCGACCCCATCGCGATCGTCGGGCGCGGCTGCGTGCTGCCCGGGGCCCGGAGCCCCGCGGCGCTCTGGTCGCTCGTGGCCGAAGGGCGCGACGCGATCGGCCCCGTGCCCCCGGGGCGCTGGCGCGTCGACGAGGGGCGCATCCTCACGCGCGATCCCGGGCAGAGCGCCGACCGCGCCTGGTCCGACCGCGGGGGCTACGTGCGCGACTTCCCGCCCTCCGCTCGGGACCCGGTCTTCGCCTGGCCCCTCGACGCGGGCCGACAGGCGTACGCGGAGGCGGGGCTCGAGCCCGGCCGGCGCGGCGGCGCGATCCTCGGCAACCTGTCTTTCCCGAGCGCAGCTCACGCGGCGCTCGCCGAGGACCACTGGATGGGCCGGCCTCGCCGCGTCAATCCGCGCGAGCGCTTCCACTCGAGCCAGCCCGCCGTGCAGCTCGCGCGCGCGCTCGGGCTCGACGGCGCGGCGAGCTACTGCCTCGACGCGGCCTGCGCCTCCAGCCTCTACGCCATCCGGCTCGCGTGCGAGGCGCTGCACGACGAGCGCGCCGACGTGATGCTCGCGGGCGCGGTCAACTGCACCGACGATCTCTTCATCCACGTCGGCTTCTGCGCGCTCGACGCGCTCAGCAAGACCGGGCGGAGCCGCCCCTTCCACCCCGAGGCCGACGGGCTCGTCCCGGGGGAGGGCGCCGCGGTGGTGGCCCTGATGCGGCTGTCCGACGCGCGCGCCGAGGGCCGACCCGTCCTCGGCGTGATCCGGAGCGTGGGGCTCGCCAACGACGGCCGCGCGCGCGGCTTCCTCGCGCCTTCCGAGGAGGGGCAGGTCCGCGCGATGCGCGCCGCGTATGCGCAAGCGGGTCTGTCTCCCGCCGACGTCGCCTGGATCGAGTGCCACGCCACGGGCACGCCGGTGGGGGACGCGGCGGAGATCCGGAGCACGAGCGAGGTCTTCGCGGACGCGGGGGAGATCCCCATCGGATCGCTCAAGGCCAACCTCGGGCACCTCATCACGGCGGCGGGCGCGGCGGGGCTGCTCAAGGTGCTGGGCGCGCTCGAGCACGGGCTGCGCCCGCCGACGCCGCACCTCGATCGGGTGACCGACGCGCTCGAGGGCGCGCCGCTCCGCGTGGTGCGCGAGCCCGAGCGCTGGCAGGGCCCTCGCCGCGCGGCGATCAGCGCCTTCGGCTTCGGCGGCAACGACGCGCACCTCGTCGTCGAGGCGGACGGCGAGACCGCGCCCGCGCGGCGCGCGACGACGTCGACGGCGCCGATCGCGATCGTGGGGGTCGGCGCGAAGGTGGGCGCGCTCGAGTCGGCCGACGCGTTCCGGGACGCGCTGAGGACGGGCCGCGGGGGCCGCCGCGCGGAGCGGGTGCGCCTGCCGCTCGACGCCCTGAGGTCGCCGCCCGCCGACCTCGAAGCCGCGCTCGGCCAGCAGACGATGATCCTCGCCGCCGCCCTCGACGCCGCGCCCGATCGTCTCGACCCCGAGCGGACGGGCGTGCTCGTCGGCATGCAGTGCGACTCCGAGATCGCCCGCTACGGCGCGCGCTGGCGGAGCGCCGAGGACGCGGACCGCTTCGCGCCCGTGCTGAAGGCGGCCGGCGTGCTCGGTACGATGCCGAACATCCCCGCCAACCGGCTCAACGCGCAGCTCGACCTGCGCGGGCCGAGCTACACGTTGAGCGCCGACGCGCTGAGCGGGCTGCGCGCGCTCGAGATCGCCAGCCGCGCGCTCCGTTCGGGCGAGCTGGAGACGGCCTTCGTCGGCGCGGTGGATCTCAGCTGCGAGCCCGTGCACGAGGCGGCGGCGGGAGAGGTCCTGGATGAGGCGCGCGGCGGCGACGCGGCGGTGATGCTCGTGCTCGAGCGGCTCGACGTGGCGCGGGCGAAGGAGCGTCCGGTGCTGGCGATCCTCGAAGACGACGCGGGATTCGAGACGGTCGGCCCCTCGCTGGCCGCGCGCTTCGGCCACGCGCACGCGGCCCGTGGGCTGCTGGAGCTGGCCGCGCTCGCGCTCGAGGGGCGCACCGCGACGCTCCGGATGGAGGGGCTTGGTGGGGAGTGGGCGACGATCTCCGTGCGCCCCGAC is drawn from Sandaracinaceae bacterium and contains these coding sequences:
- a CDS encoding beta-ketoacyl synthase N-terminal-like domain-containing protein codes for the protein MSFDPIAIVGRGCVLPGARSPAALWSLVAEGRDAIGPVPPGRWRVDEGRILTRDPGQSADRAWSDRGGYVRDFPPSARDPVFAWPLDAGRQAYAEAGLEPGRRGGAILGNLSFPSAAHAALAEDHWMGRPRRVNPRERFHSSQPAVQLARALGLDGAASYCLDAACASSLYAIRLACEALHDERADVMLAGAVNCTDDLFIHVGFCALDALSKTGRSRPFHPEADGLVPGEGAAVVALMRLSDARAEGRPVLGVIRSVGLANDGRARGFLAPSEEGQVRAMRAAYAQAGLSPADVAWIECHATGTPVGDAAEIRSTSEVFADAGEIPIGSLKANLGHLITAAGAAGLLKVLGALEHGLRPPTPHLDRVTDALEGAPLRVVREPERWQGPRRAAISAFGFGGNDAHLVVEADGETAPARRATTSTAPIAIVGVGAKVGALESADAFRDALRTGRGGRRAERVRLPLDALRSPPADLEAALGQQTMILAAALDAAPDRLDPERTGVLVGMQCDSEIARYGARWRSAEDADRFAPVLKAAGVLGTMPNIPANRLNAQLDLRGPSYTLSADALSGLRALEIASRALRSGELETAFVGAVDLSCEPVHEAAAGEVLDEARGGDAAVMLVLERLDVARAKERPVLAILEDDAGFETVGPSLAARFGHAHAARGLLELAALALEGRTATLRMEGLGGEWATISVRPDPETQDPPLGMRPARRYLTLPAHPPSLLSAAPAGDLPAAPRLPPVETGWVDLPQAEHLGLRVDAARESAPTPSPTNGSGSHALLAQLRAHQAHVAAMHREFLETQSRLHAEFLAGRARAAEALIASGAAAASERDGSAAVSASGAAPESAAASAPASATASAPAPAPASAPAPAPAPAPAPAPAPAPAPAPAPAPAPAPAAASATARVSAAASATAAASASASASATAAASASASAPAAGSAPAAGSALPAGAAL